The following are from one region of the Chloracidobacterium sp. genome:
- a CDS encoding DUF4097 family beta strand repeat protein, translated as MITPKFSRFFLATLLFVTGGLIDDAYSQETKSRSQGSHEFCSAHSNYGGDKVGHRELREFTVPASGTLRVDGERNGGISVKGGNVGEIQVRACVNAWGTTEQNARANAENIKISTSGTIVAENRSDDSNWGVSYQITVPRNTDLELTAKNGGISIAGVDGNLEFTTVNGGISLSDVSGNVRGRTANGGINISLTGSSWRGNGLDVSTTNGGVKLNLPVNYAANIEAGTVNGGYKSDIPALNITTEDEKGEWNGRHRSKQINTSINGGGAPIRVKTTNGGVKIETTDGDKKY; from the coding sequence ATGATTACACCAAAGTTCAGTAGGTTTTTTCTAGCTACTCTTCTTTTTGTTACTGGCGGCTTGATCGACGATGCATATTCACAGGAGACAAAGTCGAGATCACAGGGATCTCACGAATTCTGTTCCGCCCACAGTAATTACGGCGGCGATAAAGTTGGCCACCGCGAACTGCGTGAGTTTACTGTACCGGCGAGCGGGACTCTGCGAGTTGACGGCGAACGAAACGGCGGGATCTCAGTAAAAGGCGGAAACGTCGGTGAGATCCAGGTCCGGGCCTGTGTCAATGCCTGGGGAACAACCGAACAAAACGCTCGTGCGAACGCCGAGAATATCAAGATCTCAACGAGCGGTACGATCGTAGCAGAGAACAGATCTGATGATAGCAACTGGGGCGTCTCGTATCAGATCACGGTCCCACGCAATACCGATCTCGAACTTACGGCCAAAAACGGCGGCATTTCGATCGCGGGCGTCGACGGCAATCTCGAATTTACTACGGTAAACGGCGGCATAAGCCTGAGCGACGTTTCGGGCAACGTACGCGGTCGCACTGCGAATGGTGGAATCAATATAAGCCTTACCGGGTCGAGCTGGAGAGGAAACGGCCTTGACGTTTCGACCACGAATGGCGGTGTAAAACTCAACTTGCCTGTTAACTACGCGGCAAATATCGAGGCCGGAACGGTGAATGGTGGATACAAAAGCGATATTCCGGCCTTGAACATTACAACCGAAGACGAGAAAGGCGAGTGGAACGGACGCCATCGCTCAAAGCAGATCAACACTTCGATCAACGGTGGCGGAGCACCGATACGGGTAAAAACCACGAACGGCGGAGTAAAGATCGAGACCACCGATGGCGACAAGAAGTACTGA
- a CDS encoding GHMP kinase codes for MIIESSAPTRVDLAGGTIDIPPLFLFHDGAATVNFAVSLLAKCRIETRDDDVISLESIDRGVGFETTIDRIHELRNEPRLELLSKLVHFFKPTTGFHMTTESEAPAGAGLAGSSTLNIACIGALNALVGERYTADRFIPIAANVECQVIRVPTGFQDYYSAQYGGAACIHFSPEGIKREALDFDHSELKDRIVVCYTGEPRNSGTNNWEITKRHIDGDRELFDIFEGIRDGSLRLREALLRNDWQAVGELLNSAHPQRKRLSPNITTPHMDELIDKATRNGALAAKVCGAGGGGCIAFFCEADRRSDVESALGSENGVEVLNWEMNTTGLTVDIR; via the coding sequence GTGATAATCGAATCGTCCGCGCCGACCCGCGTCGATCTTGCCGGAGGAACAATTGATATTCCACCGCTTTTTCTGTTTCACGACGGAGCCGCGACCGTAAATTTTGCCGTCAGCCTGCTCGCCAAATGCCGCATTGAGACACGCGACGATGACGTCATCTCCCTCGAATCGATCGACCGTGGTGTGGGTTTTGAGACGACGATCGACCGCATTCACGAACTTCGAAATGAACCAAGGCTCGAACTGCTTTCGAAGCTCGTTCATTTCTTCAAGCCCACGACCGGTTTTCACATGACAACAGAATCGGAGGCACCGGCAGGCGCCGGTCTTGCCGGTTCGTCGACTCTTAACATCGCGTGCATTGGCGCACTTAACGCCCTGGTTGGCGAACGTTACACCGCCGATCGATTCATACCGATCGCGGCAAATGTTGAGTGTCAGGTGATACGTGTCCCGACCGGATTCCAGGATTATTATTCCGCGCAATACGGCGGTGCGGCGTGCATACACTTTTCGCCGGAGGGTATAAAGCGCGAAGCACTCGATTTCGATCATTCTGAGCTTAAAGATCGGATCGTGGTATGTTACACGGGCGAGCCGCGGAATTCGGGTACGAACAACTGGGAGATCACCAAACGACATATAGACGGCGATCGGGAGCTGTTCGACATATTCGAAGGGATCCGCGATGGTTCGCTGCGTCTGCGCGAGGCGTTGCTGAGAAACGATTGGCAAGCGGTCGGTGAACTTCTCAACTCGGCCCATCCTCAAAGAAAACGGCTTTCGCCAAACATTACCACACCGCACATGGATGAGCTTATCGACAAAGCCACCAGAAATGGTGCGTTAGCAGCGAAAGTGTGCGGCGCGGGCGGCGGGGGATGCATCGCTTTCTTCTGCGAAGCTGACCGCAGGTCTGATGTCGAGTCAGCTCTAGGATCGGAAAATGGGGTTGAAGTACTTAATTGGGAGATGAACACGACCGGCCTAACGGTCGACATTCGATGA
- a CDS encoding DedA family protein, with protein MDELSRIIAEYGIYAVFALCMVEGDITLLISGAMAQGGFFGDYSFAKVVIFGTLGGMVGDHIGYGIGRIFHEKAKHYRFYKMAQPRIDKLIDKFGGFAIIISKYIYGIRAAMCVFYGVGRMPFARFVVLDAISCFTWVLVLSGTGYFFSGAITSIIGDFQQIGIALFFVILFAVIILYAVERYWLSEKVEEADPETILKIEEKLHAVEEVAQEKLHDLTERLHLTREPNRDELEGPNGKPKVRSGAAAKK; from the coding sequence ATGGATGAGCTCTCAAGAATAATCGCGGAGTATGGCATTTACGCGGTTTTCGCTCTTTGTATGGTTGAGGGTGACATCACTTTGCTCATCTCTGGAGCAATGGCTCAGGGCGGTTTTTTCGGTGATTACAGCTTTGCCAAGGTAGTAATATTCGGAACCCTCGGCGGGATGGTTGGCGACCATATTGGCTACGGCATTGGTCGGATCTTCCACGAAAAGGCAAAACACTACCGCTTTTATAAAATGGCTCAGCCGCGTATCGACAAATTGATCGATAAATTCGGCGGTTTTGCGATCATCATTTCGAAATACATATACGGCATTCGTGCGGCAATGTGCGTCTTCTATGGTGTGGGCCGAATGCCGTTCGCCCGATTTGTTGTTCTTGACGCTATCAGCTGCTTCACATGGGTCCTGGTGCTGTCGGGAACCGGCTACTTCTTTAGCGGAGCGATAACGTCGATCATAGGCGATTTTCAGCAGATCGGCATCGCATTGTTCTTCGTCATTCTATTCGCCGTGATCATCCTTTATGCCGTTGAGCGATATTGGCTTTCGGAGAAGGTCGAGGAGGCCGATCCCGAAACGATACTCAAAATAGAAGAAAAACTCCATGCGGTCGAAGAGGTAGCTCAGGAAAAGCTCCATGACCTGACCGAACGTCTTCATCTGACGCGTGAGCCAAACAGAGACGAGCTGGAGGGTCCGAATGGAAAACCAAAAGTAAGATCCGGTGCTGCCGCCAAAAAATGA
- a CDS encoding META domain-containing protein: MRIVACLIGTIIGFGGFAVSAQDNGLSGTVWRLTEMNGDKVSNSRAFIEVDKGASKLSGNAGCNRIFAGLTIARRTITVSGIGSTRMVCPDQMSAEAEFISALRSVTRYRLDGDSLSMFAGRKVVLRFGTISTDDSTSDDISALADKKWVLDSVKGEAVGPLGTQAFMIFDPAKSSLGGNTSCNVFGGNYTIDKGKFEFSQGISTMRACIEDERMSIERSFLDGLRTADQIEIIENKLTLFRDREALLTFVGTEK; this comes from the coding sequence ATGAGAATAGTTGCATGTCTGATCGGAACGATCATTGGGTTTGGGGGATTTGCAGTGAGTGCACAGGATAACGGACTGTCGGGAACCGTATGGCGACTGACGGAAATGAACGGGGACAAAGTAAGCAATTCGCGCGCATTTATCGAAGTGGACAAAGGGGCATCGAAACTTAGCGGCAACGCAGGATGCAATCGGATCTTTGCTGGTTTGACGATCGCACGGAGGACGATCACAGTTTCAGGGATCGGATCTACGCGCATGGTGTGTCCTGACCAAATGTCTGCCGAAGCCGAGTTTATTTCCGCTTTGAGGAGCGTAACAAGATATCGCCTCGATGGCGATTCGCTATCGATGTTTGCGGGCCGAAAGGTGGTACTTCGTTTTGGCACGATCAGCACAGATGATTCGACCTCGGACGACATCAGCGCTCTTGCGGACAAAAAATGGGTGCTCGATTCCGTAAAAGGTGAAGCTGTGGGACCCCTCGGCACGCAAGCGTTTATGATCTTCGACCCGGCAAAATCAAGCCTTGGCGGGAATACGAGCTGCAATGTCTTTGGCGGAAACTACACGATCGACAAAGGCAAGTTCGAGTTTTCGCAAGGCATCTCAACAATGCGGGCGTGTATCGAAGACGAGCGAATGAGCATTGAGAGGTCGTTTCTCGACGGACTACGAACGGCAGACCAAATCGAAATTATCGAAAACAAACTCACGCTTTTTCGTGACCGCGAGGCCTTACTGACCTTCGTCGGGACCGAAAAATAA
- a CDS encoding tetratricopeptide repeat protein: MINKENVLFCLVGLFAGAIIGFMFANSVNQSAALTAINPAAVSANMPAGHPPTGTQGGSIPEVQAAIEKARAEPNNFEAQIKAAEMYYQIQRFEGAVEFLKQAAKLKPDDLDTIINLGNAYFDSGKYEDAEKSYTAALAKKPDDLNVRTDLGLTFVFRPQPDYDRAIKEFNTALEKEPNHVQALQNLTIAFTKKGDSAKATAALQRLEAVEPSNTAIAKLKEEIDKIVVK, translated from the coding sequence ATGATAAATAAAGAAAATGTATTGTTTTGCCTCGTCGGACTTTTTGCCGGCGCCATAATCGGGTTCATGTTTGCCAACTCGGTAAACCAAAGTGCTGCCTTGACGGCAATAAATCCGGCCGCCGTTTCTGCGAACATGCCGGCTGGCCATCCGCCAACAGGAACTCAAGGCGGTTCGATACCTGAGGTTCAGGCCGCGATCGAAAAGGCCCGAGCCGAGCCTAACAATTTTGAGGCGCAGATCAAAGCGGCCGAGATGTACTATCAGATCCAACGGTTTGAGGGAGCGGTCGAATTCCTCAAACAGGCTGCGAAGCTAAAACCGGACGATCTGGACACGATCATAAACTTGGGTAACGCCTACTTTGATTCTGGTAAGTATGAAGACGCCGAGAAAAGCTATACAGCGGCACTGGCAAAGAAGCCTGATGACCTGAACGTTCGCACCGATCTCGGACTGACGTTCGTGTTCCGGCCGCAGCCGGACTATGACCGGGCGATAAAAGAGTTCAATACGGCGTTGGAGAAGGAGCCTAATCACGTTCAGGCTCTTCAAAATCTTACGATCGCCTTTACCAAGAAAGGCGACTCAGCAAAGGCAACTGCCGCTCTCCAAAGGCTTGAGGCTGTCGAGCCTTCGAATACGGCTATTGCAAAACTCAAAGAAGAGATTGATAAGATCGTAGTGAAATAG
- the ccsA gene encoding cytochrome c biogenesis protein CcsA encodes MSESILKSPVVAGDTGEAFVIADDAAQTYIPFAISIAGSLILVAARIYFGGAAFISDGALMMLALAAYLIAAVFYLTNFYAPFRFAESLGLWAATLGVFFNLSSWLVRWVAAHDRELEIFRSQGRDAAEMPWLFRYVPFANLYDLSLAFAFGAGITTLLVMRRRDFRIIAGVSLPLAAIILVLARFIGDDLLDLPPVLDSYWRPIHVGIASLSYGVALVCFAAAVLYLLKDGLKVEKMTLWTGIFALSVFATISKFSVFAPASFGTYTASTFVGDSRMSLALRADIPYVGWILVAAAVLLIGAMFAFGVYLAKDDRASQRIGLGMLFGSLIAHAAAIATLVYQIKTIQNVLVLIDPMQYERFAVWMLQQEDVPQQQISQIPADQLIGMSANWIQQNGDRLHLSLNANPVELAALITAFSGTLFVLLFSIKTDRLRESLPSAKTLDGLMYKLGGIAFAGLALLLITGAVWANESWGRYWGWDAKETGALVAWLTYAGFLHSRIAYGWRGRRSAYFALVAFLFVIFTYLGVSYLLPGLHSYA; translated from the coding sequence ATGAGTGAAAGTATTTTGAAATCACCTGTCGTTGCCGGAGATACAGGCGAAGCGTTTGTTATTGCGGATGACGCGGCACAGACGTACATACCGTTTGCAATTTCGATCGCAGGTTCGCTGATCTTGGTCGCTGCTCGCATCTACTTCGGTGGTGCGGCCTTTATCTCTGACGGCGCTTTGATGATGCTTGCTCTCGCAGCATATTTGATCGCCGCGGTCTTTTACCTGACCAATTTCTACGCACCGTTCCGGTTTGCCGAAAGCCTCGGCCTTTGGGCCGCAACGCTCGGTGTTTTCTTTAATCTCTCGAGCTGGCTGGTCCGATGGGTTGCTGCTCATGATCGCGAACTGGAGATATTCAGAAGCCAAGGCAGAGATGCAGCCGAAATGCCCTGGTTGTTCCGTTACGTGCCATTTGCGAACCTTTACGACCTGAGTCTTGCATTTGCTTTCGGAGCGGGGATAACAACGCTTCTGGTGATGCGGCGAAGGGATTTCCGAATAATCGCGGGCGTTTCATTGCCGCTTGCCGCGATCATCCTTGTACTTGCCCGATTTATCGGTGACGATCTGCTCGATCTTCCGCCGGTTCTCGATTCTTACTGGCGTCCGATCCATGTCGGGATCGCGTCGCTCAGCTATGGAGTCGCGTTGGTCTGCTTTGCGGCGGCAGTGCTGTATCTCTTGAAAGACGGCCTGAAAGTCGAGAAAATGACGCTCTGGACCGGTATTTTTGCCCTTTCGGTATTTGCGACGATCAGCAAATTTAGCGTGTTCGCTCCGGCGTCTTTTGGCACATACACCGCGTCGACGTTTGTCGGCGACTCGCGTATGTCGCTCGCACTGCGGGCAGACATTCCGTATGTCGGATGGATATTGGTCGCCGCGGCCGTTTTGCTGATCGGAGCTATGTTCGCGTTCGGTGTATATTTGGCCAAAGATGACAGGGCTTCCCAAAGGATCGGCCTTGGCATGCTTTTCGGATCTCTAATCGCACACGCCGCTGCGATCGCGACACTCGTTTATCAGATCAAAACGATCCAGAATGTGCTCGTGCTCATAGATCCGATGCAATATGAACGGTTCGCGGTTTGGATGCTGCAGCAAGAGGACGTGCCGCAGCAGCAGATATCGCAGATCCCAGCAGACCAGCTGATCGGGATGTCTGCTAATTGGATCCAACAAAACGGCGATCGGCTGCATTTGAGCCTCAATGCGAACCCGGTCGAGCTTGCCGCATTGATCACTGCATTTTCGGGAACGCTTTTTGTTCTTCTTTTCAGTATTAAAACCGATAGGCTGCGGGAGTCGCTTCCGTCTGCTAAGACCCTTGACGGGTTGATGTACAAGCTTGGTGGCATAGCTTTCGCGGGCTTAGCGCTTCTTCTGATCACCGGTGCGGTTTGGGCAAATGAATCGTGGGGAAGATATTGGGGCTGGGATGCAAAGGAGACGGGTGCCTTGGTGGCTTGGCTTACCTATGCAGGATTCCTGCATTCCCGGATCGCTTATGGCTGGCGTGGACGGCGTTCGGCTTATTTCGCACTGGTCGCGTTCCTGTTTGTGATATTCACCTATCTTGGAGTAAGTTATCTCCTTCCGGGATTACACTCTTACGCATAA
- a CDS encoding cytochrome c biogenesis protein ResB, with product MPIAFSRVVDGNTNMAAFERVETIAATQLRVRSARPKPYFEMVLRYAGSVRLGVALLILLGVACMIGMLVMQQNVTGFGNYFASLTPAQRLVYGRLGFFDIYHSWYFNALLSALSLNIILATLERFPKIWPFVSKPTVTVPLRWLRERSNCVSIITSVDKKSALRSISQAFREHGLGSPAVEVKNGRTFAFGQSGVWNRFMFCAVHVALLTIFLGGFLTAQLGNTGNLPLAPGQSSDLIFDTAFELDKMTEVTKQLPFTVECTDIRQILIRNDGSLAANNTIDWLTYFRITDETGTHDAFVQMNRPFDFRGYRFFQASFTPIGRARTVTIEATPVNGGETETVELARNGNVSLADGAKLILKEFRGNFRIGPEDPNEDTSGYQNPAAILEVLPPGGVLQTATVFGPKVGEIPIAKKPVGGYTFKMNSFEKVSDQHVLSVQHDPGSNIVYVGFAMLFITLVGVFMYSHKRVWAVIDEMPDGKIEITLAGHANRNQNGFDERFERIEKAIVDEMKGQIPNE from the coding sequence ATGCCGATCGCATTCTCACGAGTGGTCGACGGCAACACGAATATGGCTGCATTTGAAAGAGTTGAGACGATCGCCGCTACTCAATTGCGAGTTCGCTCTGCGAGGCCAAAACCGTACTTCGAGATGGTTCTCAGATATGCGGGCTCCGTGCGGCTCGGTGTCGCGTTGCTCATATTGCTTGGCGTAGCTTGCATGATCGGGATGCTCGTCATGCAGCAGAATGTTACCGGCTTCGGCAACTATTTCGCATCTTTGACGCCTGCCCAGCGTCTTGTCTACGGCAGACTAGGTTTCTTTGACATTTACCATTCTTGGTATTTTAATGCTCTGCTCTCAGCGCTCTCGCTGAATATAATACTCGCGACTTTGGAGCGATTTCCCAAGATCTGGCCGTTTGTCTCGAAACCGACCGTCACCGTTCCATTGAGGTGGCTTCGCGAACGATCTAACTGCGTTTCGATAATTACATCGGTCGATAAAAAATCTGCTTTAAGGAGCATCTCGCAGGCATTTCGAGAGCATGGACTCGGCTCGCCGGCGGTCGAAGTGAAGAATGGCAGAACGTTCGCGTTCGGCCAGTCCGGCGTGTGGAATCGCTTCATGTTCTGCGCCGTACACGTCGCGTTGCTGACGATCTTTCTCGGAGGTTTCCTGACGGCGCAGCTTGGGAACACAGGTAATTTACCGCTAGCCCCGGGGCAAAGCTCTGATCTGATCTTCGACACGGCGTTCGAGCTGGACAAAATGACTGAGGTCACAAAGCAGCTGCCATTCACGGTCGAATGCACGGATATTCGGCAAATACTGATCCGTAATGACGGATCGCTGGCCGCCAACAACACGATAGATTGGTTGACCTATTTCCGCATCACGGACGAAACCGGAACGCACGACGCGTTTGTCCAAATGAACCGCCCTTTCGACTTTCGCGGATATCGTTTTTTTCAGGCAAGTTTTACACCCATCGGAAGGGCTCGCACCGTAACGATCGAAGCCACGCCTGTCAATGGCGGCGAAACGGAAACCGTCGAATTAGCCCGCAACGGAAATGTAAGTCTCGCTGACGGTGCAAAGCTGATCTTGAAAGAATTTCGCGGCAACTTTCGGATCGGTCCCGAAGATCCGAATGAAGACACAAGCGGATATCAGAATCCGGCGGCGATCCTTGAAGTGCTGCCTCCAGGTGGAGTGCTTCAGACGGCGACCGTGTTTGGCCCGAAGGTGGGCGAGATCCCGATCGCGAAAAAACCGGTCGGCGGGTACACCTTCAAAATGAATAGTTTCGAAAAGGTTTCCGATCAACACGTGCTTTCCGTCCAGCACGATCCGGGCTCGAACATCGTTTATGTAGGATTTGCGATGCTCTTCATCACGCTTGTCGGTGTTTTCATGTACTCACACAAACGGGTTTGGGCCGTTATCGATGAAATGCCTGACGGAAAAATCGAAATAACTTTGGCGGGACACGCGAATCGGAATCAAAACGGATTCGACGAGAGATTTGAACGGATCGAAAAGGCGATCGTCGATGAAATGAAGGGACAAATTCCAAATGAGTGA
- a CDS encoding cytochrome c, whose translation MNNYKLKILTIALFAVPIIFTASYSGVVTNAMPIADDDSAAVYKAKCAMCHSPKAEKHFDAALADEHHVKAILEGQKGEKPPFMPAFKDKGIDAAKAQALVAYMRSLRTPPAE comes from the coding sequence ATGAACAACTATAAACTCAAGATCCTCACAATAGCCCTTTTTGCTGTACCTATCATCTTCACGGCATCGTATAGCGGCGTCGTAACGAATGCCATGCCGATTGCCGATGACGACTCGGCGGCGGTCTATAAGGCGAAATGCGCAATGTGCCATAGTCCAAAGGCGGAAAAGCACTTTGATGCCGCCTTGGCCGATGAACACCACGTTAAGGCGATCCTTGAAGGACAAAAGGGCGAAAAGCCGCCATTCATGCCGGCGTTCAAGGACAAGGGCATCGATGCCGCAAAAGCACAGGCGCTTGTTGCCTACATGCGGTCGCTGAGGACCCCACCCGCTGAATAA